The following DNA comes from Cryomorphaceae bacterium.
TTACAGAAACCAACCCCGACCTTGTGGACATCAACTTCGGATGCCCGGTGAAAAAAGTAGTGTGCAAAGGTGCCGGAGCCGCCATCCTTCAGGATATTCCTAAAATGGTGCGCCTCACCGAAGCCGTGGTCAAAGCCACCCATCTTCCGGTAACCGTAAAAACCAGGCTTGGCTGGGATGAATCCACCAAATACATCGTAGAAGTGGCCGAGCGCCTTCAGGATGTAGGAATTCAGGGCTTGTCCATTCACGGTCGTACGCGCTCGCAGATGTACAAAGGCGAGGCCGACTGGTCCCTGATTGCCGAAGTAAAAAACAATGCCCGTATGCATATTCCGGTGTTTGGAAATGGGGATATTGACTCGCCACAAAAAGCCGTGGAATACAAAAATCGCTACGGTGTGGACGGGGTGATGATTGGCAGGGCCAGTATCGGCTACCCTTGGGTTTTTCGGGAAATTAAACACTACCATCGCACCGGCGAAATGTTGCCTCCGCCCACTGTGGATGAGCGCGTTGACGCTGCTGCACAACACCTTGAAATGTCGGTGAAATGGAAGGGCGAACGATTGGGCGTACTCGAAATGCGCCGTCACTACGCCAACTACTTCAAGGGCCTCAAAAACTTTAAGCAGGTTCGAACAGCGCTGGTTGAAATGGATAGCTCAGCAGAAATACTTGCCTGTTTGGATGAGGTTCGGCTCAACTATTCGGATGCTGACTTTGCGGCTATTTAGCTACCTTTAAGCCGGTAAAGCCAACCTGAACCAACTTGAAAAAGCCATTACTCGTCCTTTTCTGGATGTTGACGTGCGTTGTTTGCGCGGCAGGCAATGAACTCGACAGCCTGCGCAGAATAGCGCCTCAACTGCCCGATTCTCAAAAGGTATATGTGTACAGCGATTTGTGCTTTGGCTACCGCTTTGTGAACAGCGATAGCGCGTTGTATTTTGGCGAGCATGCACTGAAACTGGCACTACAGCTCAAAGACCAGCGCGGGCAGGCCCAGGCTCTGAACGACCTCGGGATCATTTACGCCGATCGCAATGAATACGATACATCGCTGGAGCTGTACGGTCAATCGCTCGAAATCCGCACAAAGCTTGCCGATACCCTGGGCATCGGAGCGCTGCACAACAAAATGGGCATCATCCACCAGAAGAGGGGCGCGTACCATACGGCCATCGAGCATCAACTGCAGGCGCTTCGCAAGTTTGAGTATTTGGGTATTGATCCCTATGTGGCAACGTGCCAAAACAATGTGGCCATTCTCCACTTTAACCTGAAGCAGTACAAAAGAGCACTTGCCATGCACCAGGAGGCTCTTGAAACACGCAAACGCCTCAACAATCCCGAAGCCATTGCCATGTCGCACACCAATATTGGCAATGTGTATCTGGAGCTGGGCGATACATCACTTGCCGACGCTCAATACAGCATGGCAGCGGAATTATACAACCAGCTCAACCTGCCCGAGGGAGAATCTACCAACCTCCACAATCATGCGGGTTGTTTTCTTCATTCAAACCCCGCACGGGCGTTATCCATGCTGAAGCGGGCGCTTGAAATTCGCACGAGGCTCGACGATGATAAAATGCTTGCCTCCACCCATGCGCTCATTGGCAATGCCTTGTCGAACCTCGGACGGCATCAGGAGGCTTTGGGCCACTTCAGAACTGCCTTGAAACGCTCGGAGGCAGCCGGTGTAAGCGCAGAGCAGATCAACGCCAATGAGCAGATGGCGAGGCTTTTTCGGAAGTTGGGTAACGCAGATAGTACCTACTTCTACCTGGCGCGCTCGGCCGCGCTGAAGGATTCTGTGTTCAATGAATCCCTTCGGCAGGATTTTGCAGAGCTTCAGACCCGCTACGAGACCGAACGAAAAGAGGCCAGCATTGCCTTGCTTACCGAACAGAACAAGGTGGCAGACCTTAAAGTGCAACGCCAACGAAACCAAATGATATTGCTCGTTACGGGCTTTTTTCTTCTGCTGCTAACGGGCTCTCTGGCCTATCTGCGGGTGCAGGCCCGACGTCGCGCGGAAATTGCCGAAGCCACCCTTCGTGAGCGAGAGGCCGGATTGCAGGCCGTAATCACCGCCACCGAAGCTGAGCGCAGCCGCATTGCCCGCGACCTTCACGATGGCGTGGGTCAGCAATTGAGTGGCTTAAAAATGGCGTGGCAAAAGCTTACCGACGATTTACAAACTTCAGAAGCAGCTGGGAAGTTTCACATTCAGGGGCTTACAGAAGTGCTCGACTCGGCATGTGCCGATGTGCGCGAGATTTCGCATCGCATGATGCCGCGCTCATTGGAGCGTTACGGACTACTGCCTGCGCTCGAAGACATGGTTACCAAAACCTTTTCGCCGACTTCCATCACATGTTCGTTTGAGAAGTTTGGCGTACAAGAACTTAGGCTGACAACCGAAACAGAATTGGCTGTGTACCGTGTGGTTCAGGAGTTGGTTTCCAATATCCTGAAACACGCAAACGCCACCGAAGTGCAGGTGCAGGTGCTGAAAAATGCCAACCAGTTTATCGTGATGGTTTCCGACAACGGAAAGGGCTTTGATCTCCATGCGTCGGGTAAGGGCATGGGCTTGCGCAACATGGAAAGCCGGTTGCGCGCAGTAGGGGGCGACATTCATTTCGACACACAACACGGCACACATGCCACCATTCGCATAATTATACAACCATGAACAAGATTCGCCTTGCCATTGCAGATGACCACCCTTTGGTGCTGGACGGTTTACGCTCGCTGATTGACGGTGCCTCCGATATACAACTCGTGGTGACCGCCGAAAATGGCGCGACCCTGCTCCACAAGCTCATGCATCAAGACGCCGATGTGGTGCTGATGGATATCGATATGCCGGTGAAAAATGGTATTGAAACCACAAGGGATATACGTCAGCGTTATCCTCAATTAAAAGTACTTGTGCTCACCATGCATGATGAGCCGGCCATGATACGTGAGCTGGTGAATGACGGCGCCCAAGGCTACCTGCTCAAGAATTGCGGAAGGGACGAGCTTTTGCTGGCCATACGCACGGTTCGCGAAGGCAAGCCCTACTTTTCGGGAGAAGCGGCTGTAAAGCTGTTGCAGTGGAATGAGGGCCCGGCAATTCCTGAGGAGCTGAAGGAACTTACCGAGCGTGAGCTTGAAGTGCTAAAGGCGATTGCTGAGGGAAAATCCAACAAGGAAATCGGGGATATGCTCTTTATATCACACCGCACGGTAGATACCCACCGCACCAACCTGATGAAGAAGCTGGATGTTCACAACATCGCGGGGCTTGTGCGAATCGCCATGCGGAATGGATTGATCGAATAACACGTTGTTTTTTGAATCCGCATGGTACATTTTATTGTGCATGAAACGCAATTTGGTCAAGTCAGTCTCTTCGGGCACCACTCCTCTGATTTCCTGACCTACCCCGGTATCGGCAACTCGCTGACCATTTTAAGAATAGCTGAAGACATTGTTAAAAACTCTTTTTCATCCCCTTCCCCAAATTTCTTCATATTTGTACGAACGGGTTAGAATGAATGGGTTATCACTATTCTCTGTGTGGAAGTTGTAAGGAAAGTCAGGAATAATTAAAGTTGAGCATGGAAATAAGCAGACTGAAACCGAGAAAGGCGCTGAATAAAGCCTTTTTGAAACAACTACAAAAACTGACATGCTAGATTTTACTCATCTCCATCCTATTCTTGTGACAGACATTCAAAGCCATTTTGAAAATGGACTCTATACTGATGCTGTGCGTTCAGCAGTAATTACGTTTAATGATGAAGTCAAGAGGTACATCAAGAGCATTTACGAGTTGGAATTGGATGGTGCTGATCTGATGCGTAAAACTTTTTCTAGGCAGAAGGGATTGCTAAAGTTTTCAGAGGATGATACTGAAACTACCCGAAATGTTCAAGAGGGGTACTGTACAATCATGGCCGGTGTTATGCAAGGAATCAGAAATCCAGTCACTCATGGAAACGAGTATTTCTCGGAGATTGAATGTGCAGAGATACTGGTGATGATTAGTCATTTATTGCGTATGTTCGACGGAGCTAAGGTTAATAATAGAATCCATTTGGATGGTCTTATATCCAAAATACGTTCTCTTGGGCCCGAATCATTCATAAGAAGCGACAGAGGAGATAAAAGGCGATGGGTGGTCATCGAAGGCACCATTCACCACATTCATGACGGGCAAACTCACGGGCGTATTGGCAAGCTTAACGGGTACCTAAACAGTCCTCGTAAAGTAGATGGGAAAAACATAAGCAGTTACAAAAAAGGCAAAGAAATCGTTTCATAGGTCATTCGGATCCTTGACTTGAATATTTTATATCATTAACTCAAAGAACATGAATCAATCAAAGCTATACGGCGCAGGAGACAAAATAATGAAGCTTGTTAAGGATGAAGTTATTAGTATTCCTACGCACCAATTAAATATTCTGGATGTGGGTTTCGGAGATCCTGGTTCATTTTTTCTATTCTTCCACCTTTGTCCTTTCAATCAATATTGGGGAGTAGACCTGCTTGAAGAACAGAAATTTAAACTATCATACCCTGTAGCACTAATTAAAGAATCTGGTGAAGAATGTATTACCAATGGTTACGATTCTGTATATGTGAGATACTGTACTTTTTACAATTGCATTATTAAACAATTTAATAATAAAGTAAGTCCACTTCTTTCGGAGCAAGATTTCAAGAAAATTTTCAACTTCCACTTTGAAATGCCTGTCCAGCAGTATTTGACTGATGGTGTCAAGAAGGATTATCGTCCGAATCTACTTGTGTTGTCTAATTTTCTTCATTGCTTGAATGACAAGAATGAAGCGGTTAATGTCTTTAGTAGCCTTATTGATTTTGTGAGTGATGATTGCTTTATTTTTATACAGGTATATACAGAGCCGCCGTTAGGGCAAACAAAGCTAGTATTCACAGAAGATGATTTAAAATTATTTGATTCACGTCTAAATGTTAAATGTAAGTATCCTGATGGGCAGTTTACCATAATTGCTGGAAGAAAGAGAGCGTAAAATGCACCCCATCTCGCGCAAGCATTAGCGCAGCGGTGCTTGTGTGAATGAGTTTTTCCACTGTTTTCGCATCTATCCATTTAATCGCTTTCTAAACGCCTTCATTTCAGCCTTTGTGCCGGGCGGAGAAATTGGCCACCGGGCTTTGCGTGCCATGATGGTTCTCAACTTTTCTGATTTTGTTCCGATGATGATCGTATGAGCTTTGTTATTCGGCTCTCCAAGATTTTCGGGATCTGAAAAAATGGGGTCGTACTCAACTTCTTGTTTTGGACAGTCTAATTGGTGGATATTTCGCCATTCCTCCACTTTGTGACTATAAACGAAGTAGTGCTTTGGGTCTTTAAAATTTGTTGTTCCCGTTTTGTACTGCTTCCCCAAGCGACTTAATGTTTCTTTGGGCGTTGAATACGCCGACCAGTCACAGGATTTATTGGGCCCCTTTTCAGGTGTGTTACCAAGCGCAGCCTCCTTGGGTTGAGGCTTTTGATCTTGGGTTTTGTGCGTTACATTCTGGTGATGAATAAAGAAATAAAGATCATCTGCATCAGGTATTTCTTCCTTTTCAAACATACTGTCATTAGCGGGAAAGGGCAGTCAGGTAACCTACTACATCATCAGGAAGCGGCTTATCCAATTCAATTCCTCCTTGCCGCCCCAATTCTTCTCTGTACTTATCGAAGTAGAAATATGCGATTTTGGATGCGGGATTTCGGAAATTTATCAGCATAAACGCTTCTGACAAACGCCAAACCACGTCAATCGATCCGTCGGGACACGCGTTGATTTCTGGAAAAGACAAAATCAGGTTCTGCTGGTCAGAGAGACTTTTAAATGCTTTTTTCAAAAAGGCTAAAGCATTCTCTATATTTTCTGATTCTGGTTTAAGCGCGTCATTCTCATCCCAATTGGCAACTAAGGATTCGAGCTCTGTTCTTTCTTCTTTCAGCTGTTGATTGAAATGATCATAGTCCTTGTTGGACGAACGTTCGAAACCCACTACAACTTTCATCTCGCTTCTTGGAGCATACGCCCATTCAGAGTCAAGAAACTCTTTGCTGTACCCTTGGTCGAGCGGCAACTTGGGGCGATCGAAGGAGTGAATCTTGTCGGTTATAAAACGGTTATTGAATGTGGAGTTCATCTTTCAATTCAATTTTTATTGCTCAATGAATGTAAAAGCACCTGATTTGCGCATCTGATCTTCTTTTTTTAGTGCCCGATCAATATGCTGCTTTATTTCCTGCAACTGCGAGCGCGTTAAACTTACATAGAGCTCTTTCTGACCGTCAGCATCACGCCGTGCAAGTTTTAGTCGATGAATAATAATGGCATGTTCACATTCCAAAGATGGATCCTCGTCATCAAACAAGAGGCGAATATCAGAAATCACTCTGCAAGAATCATAAACATGCTCTGATTCATACAACAAGCTGGTTGCCTTCAGTGCACGACGAATAACAATTGCTTCGTCGTATAAAAGCTGCACCCTTTCTGCGATTTTTTCCGCATTACCAAAATCCTTTTCTTGAAGCTGGTCACTCAATGAAGAGTAGAAGTCTTTAAAAAACACTTCTGACGTATCATTTTGACGGTATCGGAATGAAATCATTCCTAAGATTGCCTCTATCGCATGCCTATGTTTTGTTTCTTTAATCTCGGCAATCCAATTAACAATATCCTGAATTTTAGGCGTAGTATCTTTGCTTAATCCACCTTTAAAAAGATCAC
Coding sequences within:
- a CDS encoding TIGR02391 family protein, which gives rise to MLDFTHLHPILVTDIQSHFENGLYTDAVRSAVITFNDEVKRYIKSIYELELDGADLMRKTFSRQKGLLKFSEDDTETTRNVQEGYCTIMAGVMQGIRNPVTHGNEYFSEIECAEILVMISHLLRMFDGAKVNNRIHLDGLISKIRSLGPESFIRSDRGDKRRWVVIEGTIHHIHDGQTHGRIGKLNGYLNSPRKVDGKNISSYKKGKEIVS
- a CDS encoding DNA-binding response regulator; protein product: MNKIRLAIADDHPLVLDGLRSLIDGASDIQLVVTAENGATLLHKLMHQDADVVLMDIDMPVKNGIETTRDIRQRYPQLKVLVLTMHDEPAMIRELVNDGAQGYLLKNCGRDELLLAIRTVREGKPYFSGEAAVKLLQWNEGPAIPEELKELTERELEVLKAIAEGKSNKEIGDMLFISHRTVDTHRTNLMKKLDVHNIAGLVRIAMRNGLIE
- the dusB gene encoding tRNA dihydrouridine synthase DusB, translating into MAKIGNIELGEFPLLLAPMEDVSDPPFRALCKKYGADLMFTEFISSEGLIRNAAKSTQKLDIYEYERPVGIQVFGAELEPMIESTRIITETNPDLVDINFGCPVKKVVCKGAGAAILQDIPKMVRLTEAVVKATHLPVTVKTRLGWDESTKYIVEVAERLQDVGIQGLSIHGRTRSQMYKGEADWSLIAEVKNNARMHIPVFGNGDIDSPQKAVEYKNRYGVDGVMIGRASIGYPWVFREIKHYHRTGEMLPPPTVDERVDAAAQHLEMSVKWKGERLGVLEMRRHYANYFKGLKNFKQVRTALVEMDSSAEILACLDEVRLNYSDADFAAI